Proteins from one Silurus meridionalis isolate SWU-2019-XX chromosome 3, ASM1480568v1, whole genome shotgun sequence genomic window:
- the LOC124382769 gene encoding uncharacterized protein LOC124382769 isoform X3, translating into MNADHTSRVTVRQLMLDHRTEMNKLVEAHTRTLEDERKSAEERYALLKRDYEFLRCSFRLDQDSVFDGNSCSKTKEEQERCLKKQLLWLKEQLNQSEENSKMQRKAFQSETAELQANFEAEVEGMKRQLQEKDVTISLLRATLHQIQEELNRMTCRFSELGKGSLTAPQDDQ; encoded by the exons ATGAACGCAGATCACACCAGCAGAGTTACCGTGCG GCAGCTAATGCTGGACCACAGGACTGAAATGAATAAACTAGTGGAAGCTCACACCAGGACTTTAGAGGATGAACGGAAAAGTGCTGAGGAGAGATATG ctCTGCTTAAAAGAGACTATGAGTTCCTCAGATGCTCCTTCAGACTTGACCAG GACAGTGTGTTTGATGGCAACAGCTGTTCAAAGACTAAAGAAGAACAGGAAAGATGCCTTAAGAAGCAACTGTTGTGGT tGAAGGAGCAGCTGAATCAGAGTGAAGAAAATAGTAAGATGCAGAGAAAGGCTTTCCAGTCAGAGACTGCTGAACTTCAAGCCAATTTTGAAGCTGAGGTTGAG GGTATGAAGAGGCAGCTACAGGAGAAAGATGTGACCATTAGCTTACTTAGGGCAACTCTGCATCAGATTCAGGAGGAACTTAACAGAATG ACTTGCCGTTTCTCAGAGCTCGGAAAAGGGTCTTTAACAGCGCCCCAAGATGATCAGTGA
- the casp10 gene encoding caspase-8 isoform X2: MEDRVPEIEFSEILIHVQESLSPAEVQELVFLCSEILRKDLSRVVKATELFTPLQKCNLLSNSDPSLLVELLKIIKRDKLIRDLQLNPKLKNRHVSPYRRMLFKLAENITDEELKNIKFLLRDKLGQNKLEQIVTMLQLFLELEKKDCLSANNLGILERTVGMICPSLKKIIRENGAGVPEEQKCRDKFQDLSVTTIPVPPEESACASSSQELLPPSYFSQAKPVEMHTSVTSFPSNTKEGQVACLSPSKTQKLAQGDKNQSFPEPKPTNTPLEQYDMSGDWRGVALIINNYKFINLKERHGSEVDKKSLVDVFQWLGFETVVKENCSREEMLTALEDLCKRDHTKADCVVCCLMSHGYDGGLYGVEKGKVPIKDMLDKLDGRNCISLIQKPKLFFIQACRGNQELQPACYESDDSNNSEINCSLDSDAEVPKESISERSDYLVAMATVPGYVSFRETSRGSWFIQSLCKHLQKLVPSGIDLLSILTEVNREVSMKADPTGRRKQMPQPEFTLTKRVVFPVPKNPMPSK; this comes from the exons ATGGAAGACCGG GTTCCAGAGATCGAATTCAGCGAGATTCTGATACACGTTCAGGAATCTTTGAGCCCGGCTGAGGTGCAGGAGCTTGTGTTCCTATGCTCTGAAATTCTCAGGAAAGATCTCAGCCGTGTGGTCAAAGCAACAGAACTGTTTACTCCGTTGCAGAAATGTAACCTGCTATCCAACAGTGATCCATCTCTGCTTGTTGAGCTGCTTAAGATCATTAAACGTGATAAACTTATCCGGGACCTGCAATTAAACCCAAAACTCAAAAACAGACATGTCTCGCCATACAG gagGATGCTATTTAAACTGGCAGAGAACATCACAGATGAGGAACTAAAGAACATCAAATTTTTGCTGCGTGACAAATTAGGTCAAAATAAACTAGAGCAGATTGTG ACAATGCTGCAGTTGTTTCTGGAATTGGAGAAGAAAGACTGCCTTAGTGCTAATAACCTTGGCATTTTAGAAAGGACCGTTGGTATGATATGCCCtagtttaaagaaaataatacgAGAAAATG GTGCTGGTGTTCCTGAAGAACAGAAATGCAGGGACAAGTTCCAGGACCTCTCAGTAACCACCATACCAGTTCCG CCCGAGGAATCTGCATGTGCTTCATCCAGCCAAG AGCTGCTGCCCCCCTCATATTTTAGTCAAGCTAAGCCTGTTGAG ATGCATACCTCGGTGACCTCTTTCCCAA GTAATACCAAAGAGGGACAGGTTGCTTGCTTGAGTCCTTCTAAAACTCAAAAACTTGCCCAAGGTGACAAGAATCAGAGCTTTCCTGAGCCTAAACCAACTAATACACCG CTGGAGCAATATGACATGAGTGGAGATTGGAGAGGAGTTGCCCTGATCATCAACaattataaattcataaatttgAAAGAAAGACACGGATCAGAAGTAGATAAGA agAGTTTAGTTGATGTGTTCCAGTGGCTGGGGTTTGAAACTGTGGTAAAGGAAAACTGCAGTAGAGAAGAGATGCTGACTGCTTTGGAAGACCTGTGCAAGCGAGATCATACGAAGGCAGACTGTGTGGTGTGCTGTTTGATGAGTCATGGCTATGATGGTGGTCTCTATGGAGTGGAAAAAGGGAAAGTCCCAATAAAGGATATGTTGGACAAGCTGGATGGCAGAAATTGTATCTCCCTCATACAAAAGCCAAAACTCTTCTTCATCCAAGCCTGTCGGGGGAATCAGGAGCTGCAGCCGGCCTGCTATGAATCTGATGATTCTAACAACTCAGAAATTAATTGTAGCCTCGATTCTGATGCTGAAGTGCCCAAAGAGTCCATATCTGAAAGGTCTGATTACCTAGTGGCCATGGCGACAGTGCCAGGCTATGTCTCATTCAGAGAGACAAGTAGAGGTTCCTGGTTCATACAGTCACTATGTAAGCACCTGCAAAAACTTGTCCCAAG TGGCATTGATCTGCTGTCTATCCTAACTGAGGTGAACAGAGAAGTGAGCATGAAGGCTGATCCAACTGGAAGAAGGAAACAGATGCCACAGCCAGAATTCACACTTACTAAGAGAGTGGTGTTCCCTGTACCGAAAAATCCTATGCCCTCTAAATAA
- the casp10 gene encoding caspase-8 isoform X1: protein MEDRVPEIEFSEILIHVQESLSPAEVQELVFLCSEILRKDLSRVVKATELFTPLQKCNLLSNSDPSLLVELLKIIKRDKLIRDLQLNPKLKNRHVSPYRRMLFKLAENITDEELKNIKFLLRDKLGQNKLEQIVTMLQLFLELEKKDCLSANNLGILERTVGMICPSLKKIIRENGAGVPEEQKCRDKFQDLSVTTIPVPPEESACASSSQELLPPSYFSQAKPVEMHTSVTSFPSNTKEGQVACLSPSKTQKLAQGDKNQSFPEPKPTNTPKLEQYDMSGDWRGVALIINNYKFINLKERHGSEVDKKSLVDVFQWLGFETVVKENCSREEMLTALEDLCKRDHTKADCVVCCLMSHGYDGGLYGVEKGKVPIKDMLDKLDGRNCISLIQKPKLFFIQACRGNQELQPACYESDDSNNSEINCSLDSDAEVPKESISERSDYLVAMATVPGYVSFRETSRGSWFIQSLCKHLQKLVPSGIDLLSILTEVNREVSMKADPTGRRKQMPQPEFTLTKRVVFPVPKNPMPSK from the exons ATGGAAGACCGG GTTCCAGAGATCGAATTCAGCGAGATTCTGATACACGTTCAGGAATCTTTGAGCCCGGCTGAGGTGCAGGAGCTTGTGTTCCTATGCTCTGAAATTCTCAGGAAAGATCTCAGCCGTGTGGTCAAAGCAACAGAACTGTTTACTCCGTTGCAGAAATGTAACCTGCTATCCAACAGTGATCCATCTCTGCTTGTTGAGCTGCTTAAGATCATTAAACGTGATAAACTTATCCGGGACCTGCAATTAAACCCAAAACTCAAAAACAGACATGTCTCGCCATACAG gagGATGCTATTTAAACTGGCAGAGAACATCACAGATGAGGAACTAAAGAACATCAAATTTTTGCTGCGTGACAAATTAGGTCAAAATAAACTAGAGCAGATTGTG ACAATGCTGCAGTTGTTTCTGGAATTGGAGAAGAAAGACTGCCTTAGTGCTAATAACCTTGGCATTTTAGAAAGGACCGTTGGTATGATATGCCCtagtttaaagaaaataatacgAGAAAATG GTGCTGGTGTTCCTGAAGAACAGAAATGCAGGGACAAGTTCCAGGACCTCTCAGTAACCACCATACCAGTTCCG CCCGAGGAATCTGCATGTGCTTCATCCAGCCAAG AGCTGCTGCCCCCCTCATATTTTAGTCAAGCTAAGCCTGTTGAG ATGCATACCTCGGTGACCTCTTTCCCAA GTAATACCAAAGAGGGACAGGTTGCTTGCTTGAGTCCTTCTAAAACTCAAAAACTTGCCCAAGGTGACAAGAATCAGAGCTTTCCTGAGCCTAAACCAACTAATACACCG AAGCTGGAGCAATATGACATGAGTGGAGATTGGAGAGGAGTTGCCCTGATCATCAACaattataaattcataaatttgAAAGAAAGACACGGATCAGAAGTAGATAAGA agAGTTTAGTTGATGTGTTCCAGTGGCTGGGGTTTGAAACTGTGGTAAAGGAAAACTGCAGTAGAGAAGAGATGCTGACTGCTTTGGAAGACCTGTGCAAGCGAGATCATACGAAGGCAGACTGTGTGGTGTGCTGTTTGATGAGTCATGGCTATGATGGTGGTCTCTATGGAGTGGAAAAAGGGAAAGTCCCAATAAAGGATATGTTGGACAAGCTGGATGGCAGAAATTGTATCTCCCTCATACAAAAGCCAAAACTCTTCTTCATCCAAGCCTGTCGGGGGAATCAGGAGCTGCAGCCGGCCTGCTATGAATCTGATGATTCTAACAACTCAGAAATTAATTGTAGCCTCGATTCTGATGCTGAAGTGCCCAAAGAGTCCATATCTGAAAGGTCTGATTACCTAGTGGCCATGGCGACAGTGCCAGGCTATGTCTCATTCAGAGAGACAAGTAGAGGTTCCTGGTTCATACAGTCACTATGTAAGCACCTGCAAAAACTTGTCCCAAG TGGCATTGATCTGCTGTCTATCCTAACTGAGGTGAACAGAGAAGTGAGCATGAAGGCTGATCCAACTGGAAGAAGGAAACAGATGCCACAGCCAGAATTCACACTTACTAAGAGAGTGGTGTTCCCTGTACCGAAAAATCCTATGCCCTCTAAATAA
- the LOC124382769 gene encoding serine/threonine-protein kinase TAO1-A-like isoform X1, with product MKEQVAMLTALLQDERRSHQQSYRALLDESEDKAEKYRHHHQLEMKQLMLDHRTEMNKLVEAHTRTLEDERKSAEERYALLKRDYEFLRCSFRLDQDSVFDGNSCSKTKEEQERCLKKQLLWLKEQLNQSEENSKMQRKAFQSETAELQANFEAEVEGMKRQLQEKDVTISLLRATLHQIQEELNRMTCRFSELGKGSLTAPQDDQ from the exons ATGAAGGAACAAGTGGCCATGTTGACTGCACTGCTCCAGGATGAACGCAGATCACACCAGCAGAGTTACCGTGCG TTGTTGGATGAATCAGAAGACAAGGCTGAAAAATATAGACATCATCATCAGTTGGAGATGAA GCAGCTAATGCTGGACCACAGGACTGAAATGAATAAACTAGTGGAAGCTCACACCAGGACTTTAGAGGATGAACGGAAAAGTGCTGAGGAGAGATATG ctCTGCTTAAAAGAGACTATGAGTTCCTCAGATGCTCCTTCAGACTTGACCAG GACAGTGTGTTTGATGGCAACAGCTGTTCAAAGACTAAAGAAGAACAGGAAAGATGCCTTAAGAAGCAACTGTTGTGGT tGAAGGAGCAGCTGAATCAGAGTGAAGAAAATAGTAAGATGCAGAGAAAGGCTTTCCAGTCAGAGACTGCTGAACTTCAAGCCAATTTTGAAGCTGAGGTTGAG GGTATGAAGAGGCAGCTACAGGAGAAAGATGTGACCATTAGCTTACTTAGGGCAACTCTGCATCAGATTCAGGAGGAACTTAACAGAATG ACTTGCCGTTTCTCAGAGCTCGGAAAAGGGTCTTTAACAGCGCCCCAAGATGATCAGTGA
- the LOC124383087 gene encoding protein FAM237A-like, translating to MDDVVTRARLVVFLLGLVHALSSQGQSLGHVDPLTLSRADPRCWESASALLLEMRTPRIAHTVPDFWDLMVFLKSSDNRKHSALFWDLAQVFWDLYVDCMRSRNHGLGRRHIMRTKRRLTVARSLSADKSFVQESQNHFSKLKEFTRAWFQIQVQQDGPGNLHSDLNPTRQRKFTS from the exons ATGGATGACGTAGTCACGCGCGCGCGTCTGGTCGTGTTTCTGCTCGGGCTGGTGCACGCGCTTTCCTCACAGGGCCAGAGCCTGGGTCACGTGGACCCGTTAACGCTGAGCCGCGCGGATCCGCGCTGCTGGGAAAGCGCTTCTGCACTTCTGCTGGAAATGCGCACGCCGCGAATCGCGCACACGGTGCCCGACTTCTGGGACCTCATGGTATTTCTGAAGTCTTCGGACAACCGGAAGCACAGCGCTCTGTTCTGGGATCTGGCACAAGTCTTCTGGGACCTCTATGTGGATTGCATGCGGTCCCGAAACCATGGGCTCGGAAGGAGACACATCATGCGGACCAAAAGGCGTCTTACAGTCGCGCGCTCTCTTTCCGCGGACA AGTCTTTTGTACAAGAGTCGCAGAATCATTTTTCGAAGTTAAAGGAGTTTACTCGGGCATGGTTTCAAATTCAGGTGCAACAGGATGGACCAGGCAACTTGCACAGTGATCTAAATCCAACACGTCAAAGAAAATTTACATCATGA
- the LOC124382769 gene encoding uncharacterized protein LOC124382769 isoform X2, with the protein MNADHTSRVTLLDESEDKAEKYRHHHQLEMKQLMLDHRTEMNKLVEAHTRTLEDERKSAEERYALLKRDYEFLRCSFRLDQDSVFDGNSCSKTKEEQERCLKKQLLWLKEQLNQSEENSKMQRKAFQSETAELQANFEAEVEGMKRQLQEKDVTISLLRATLHQIQEELNRMTCRFSELGKGSLTAPQDDQ; encoded by the exons ATGAACGCAGATCACACCAGCAGAGTTACC TTGTTGGATGAATCAGAAGACAAGGCTGAAAAATATAGACATCATCATCAGTTGGAGATGAA GCAGCTAATGCTGGACCACAGGACTGAAATGAATAAACTAGTGGAAGCTCACACCAGGACTTTAGAGGATGAACGGAAAAGTGCTGAGGAGAGATATG ctCTGCTTAAAAGAGACTATGAGTTCCTCAGATGCTCCTTCAGACTTGACCAG GACAGTGTGTTTGATGGCAACAGCTGTTCAAAGACTAAAGAAGAACAGGAAAGATGCCTTAAGAAGCAACTGTTGTGGT tGAAGGAGCAGCTGAATCAGAGTGAAGAAAATAGTAAGATGCAGAGAAAGGCTTTCCAGTCAGAGACTGCTGAACTTCAAGCCAATTTTGAAGCTGAGGTTGAG GGTATGAAGAGGCAGCTACAGGAGAAAGATGTGACCATTAGCTTACTTAGGGCAACTCTGCATCAGATTCAGGAGGAACTTAACAGAATG ACTTGCCGTTTCTCAGAGCTCGGAAAAGGGTCTTTAACAGCGCCCCAAGATGATCAGTGA